One window of Myxococcales bacterium genomic DNA carries:
- a CDS encoding TauD/TfdA family dioxygenase, translated as MAQTLAIHPIEGATLGAIVTGVELRNLSDERFETIKDAWHQHGVLIFREQFLSDDEQEEFSRRFGALERLLTERAESPDIAMLTSIKPNGKSIEPKGPYALFLLENMFWHADRSFKSVPAKACLLSARTVPDVGGETEWADMRAAYDALNPSDREEIEDAVGVHSYRDSQELIGGTDVLSDEGWEALPPVEHPIVRTHPATGRQYLFIGRHASHILGRDVEESRAILNRLTEEAATPPRVFSHTWRAGDIAIWDNRCVLHRARSWPSDQARVMIRTTVAGENFSNTWTL; from the coding sequence ATGGCCCAGACTCTGGCGATTCATCCGATCGAGGGAGCGACACTCGGCGCCATCGTGACGGGCGTCGAGTTGCGAAATCTGAGCGATGAACGGTTCGAGACGATCAAAGACGCCTGGCACCAGCATGGGGTGCTGATCTTTCGCGAACAGTTTTTGAGCGACGACGAGCAGGAGGAGTTCTCTCGCCGTTTCGGTGCCCTCGAGCGGCTTTTGACCGAGCGGGCCGAGAGCCCCGACATCGCCATGCTCACCAGTATCAAGCCCAACGGGAAATCGATCGAGCCCAAGGGGCCCTATGCGCTCTTCCTGCTGGAAAACATGTTCTGGCACGCCGATCGTTCGTTCAAGAGCGTGCCTGCAAAGGCGTGCCTGCTCTCAGCGCGGACTGTTCCCGACGTTGGCGGTGAAACGGAGTGGGCCGACATGCGCGCCGCCTACGACGCACTCAACCCATCCGATCGCGAAGAAATTGAAGACGCCGTCGGGGTGCACAGCTACCGCGATTCCCAAGAATTGATCGGGGGGACCGACGTCTTGAGCGATGAAGGCTGGGAAGCTCTCCCCCCGGTCGAACATCCGATTGTGCGCACCCACCCTGCGACGGGCCGCCAGTATCTGTTCATCGGACGCCATGCCTCGCATATCCTCGGACGTGATGTCGAAGAGAGCCGCGCGATCTTGAATCGCCTCACCGAAGAAGCCGCAACACCACCCCGCGTCTTCTCCCATACCTGGCGCGCTGGGGACATCGCCATTTGGGACAACCGCTGCGTGCTCCACCGAGCTCGGTCATGGCCGAGCGATCAGGCCCGGGTGATGATC